The nucleotide window GGCGGTGGTTCGCCTGCTGCTGGCCGAGGGCGCCCATGTCGCCACCTGTGCGCGGAAGGCCGAGTCCTTGGACGGACTACGACGTTCCCTCGGTGTCGCCGATGAGTTGTTCACCCGGCCGCTCGACGTCGCCGTGCCGGAGCTGCTGGAGGAGTTCGTGGATTCGGCCGCTGGGGCCTTCGGTGGCCTCGATGGCGTTGTCGCCTGCGCGGGAGGTGCCCGGGGCGGGGGCATCACCGAGGCCACGGCCGAGGACTGGGCGACGACGTGGGCCTTGAATGCCGGCCACTTCGCTCGGCTCACCGCCTGCGCTACCTCTCACCTGCGGGCGGCGGGCGGCGGGTCGATCGTGGTCGTGTCCTCGATCTCCGGGTGGAAGCCTGGTCCCCAGGCGCAGTACGGGGCGAGCAAGGCCGCGCAGCTCCACATGGTGTCCTCGCTGGCGCGCGAGCTGGGGCCGCACGGGATCCGCGTGAACGCTGTCAGCCCGGGATCCATGCTGATCCCGGGGAAGCGGTGGGATCGCATGCGGCAGGAGGACCCCGTCGCCTATGAGCGATTTACTGCGGAATTCCCGGGGCGCGAACTGGTGCGTCCCGAGGAAATCGCGGACGTGATCGCCTTCTTGCTCTCCGACCAGGCTCGTGGTGTGACCGGGGTCAACCTCCCGGTGGACCGGGGGCAGAACGCGCCGACACCGCAGGGCTACTGATGTCGGGGTCAGGCGGCTCTACCGTCTTGATCGGGTTGATCGAGCCATTCGTAGGGTTGGGTCGCCCAGGGGTGCTGGGTGTGGCTATCAGGCGGCTGCCGTCTCGTGGCTTTCCTCGCTTCGCCGCCCGGCACCCCACGACGACTCGGCCGCCGATTAGGAAGTGCGAACAAGTCGCTGAGTAGAGCAATGCCGGCGAGGTCGTCCGTGGCACGAACAGAACGAACACGCACGTCAGGAGCACGATGAGCCGGATATGGGCGGGGATCGACAGCGGCAAGGGCCACCATCACGGCCTCGCACTGGACGCAGACGGCAAGACCCTGTTGTCGCGGCGGGTCGCCAACGACGAGCCCGAGCTGCTGAAGCTGATCGGCGACGTCCTGGACCTGGCCGACGGCCGTCAGGTCACCTGGGCCATCGACATGACCGGCGGGGAACCCGCGCTGCTGCTGGCCCTGCTGGTCAGCCACGGCCAGGAGATCCTCTACATCCCCGGCCGACTGGTGAACCGGGCCTCCGATGGCTACCGCGGAGAGGGCAAGACCGACGCCCGCGACGCCTACGTGATCGCCGACCAGGCCAGGATGCGCCGCGACCTGCGGCCCGTCCGCCCCGGCGACGAAGCCGCCATCGAACTGCGGCTGCTGACCGGCCGCCGCGGCGACCTCGTCGAGGACCGCACCCGCTCGGTGAACCGCCTGCGCGGCACGCTGCTGGGCATGTTCCCTGCCCTGGAACGGGCCCTGGACCTGACCAACACCGGCCCGCTCAAGCTGCTGACGGGCTACCAGACCCCGGCCGCGATCCGCCGCGCCGGCGTCACGCGGCTGACCAAATGGCTGGCCAACCGCAAGGTCCGAAACGCCAGAGCCCTCGCCGAAGCAGTCGTCGAGGCAGCCGAGCGCCAGCACACGGCCGTCCCCGGGGAGAAGACCATCGCGCGGCTGGTCCACACCCTGGCCGAGGAGGTGATGGCCCTCAACGAGCAGATCTCCGAGATGGACAAGCTCATCGAGGGCCGGTTTCGCGAGCACGAACTCGCTGACATAGTGCAGAGCGTCCCGGGCATCGGCACCGTGCTCGGTGCGGAGTTCCTTGCCGCCGTCGGCGGCAGTCTGGACGGTTTCGACTCCCCGGACGCCCTGGCGGCCTTCGCCGGCGTCGCTCCCGCACCCCGCGACTCGGGCAAGGTCAGCGGCAACCTCCACCGGCCTGCCGTCTATCACCGAAGACTTCAGCGCGTCTTCTACACCTCCGCGCTCGTCAGCGTCCGGTACGACCCGAACTCGAGGGCGTTTTACGACCGCAAACGCGCCGAGGGGAAGAAGCATGTCCAAGCTGTGCTCGCCCTCGCCCGCCGACGCGTCAACGTTCTGTGGGCCCTGATCCGTGACCGACGGTGCTATCAAGTCGCACCTCCAGTGACTACGGCTGCTTGACAACAGCATTAGGAAGCGGAGACGCCGAGTATCGGGCGGGCCTTGCGCTCGAAGTCGCGGACGATCGCCTCGTTGCGGCGGGGGGTGAGGCGGGTGCGGAAGTCGCGCAGGGCCTGCACGGACCGTTCGCTGTGCACTCCGCTCAGCAGGTCCAGGGCGCTGCTGGCCGTGCCGACCGCCTCGTCCAGGCGCTCCTGCTGGAGCAGTGCCGTCGCCAGCACCGAGCTGCTGATCGCCTGACGGCGGCGTCTGTCGGTGTTCGCCTTGACGGAGGCTGCCGCGAGACGTTCGGCTTCGGCCGGCTCGCCGAGGTCGCGGTGGACGAGGGCGGCCTCCGCCTCCAGGTAATGGTGGTCGAGGAACCGAACCCACGAAGACTCCTCGGCAGGACCGCGGCTTCGCTCCAGAGCGGCGCCGGCTGCGACGAGCGAGGCCGTTGCCTGCCGCGAGTCGCCCAGCATGGCGTATCCGCGGGCCGCCATGGCGTGCAGGCGCATAAGTCCGAGCGGGCTGCCGGAGGACTTGGCGGTCGCGATGCCGGCGCGGGCTAGCGCAACGCCTTCCGCCGGGTTGCCGAGGCTGGTCGCGAGGTGGGACATGCCAGCGAGGATCTGCCCACCGAGGACTCGGTCGCCGCCTTCGGCGCACAGGCGGAGCGCTTGGATCATGTACCGCTCAGCGAGGCCGTAGTCGGCCGTGTCGTACGAGCACCAGCCCGCCGTGGCAGCCAGTTTCGCGGCGTAGACGTAGAGGGTGCGCCGCTGGTTCGCAGGCAGACCCCGCTGCTGGAGCATGGGGGTGAGCTGTGTGCTGAGGTAGCCGACGATGCTCGGACGGACGTTCCCACCGCCGAAGCGGTTATCCATCAGATCGAACATGTCGATCATGGCTTCGACCTGCTCGACGGGGCCGCCTCCAGCCACAGCAGCCAGGTGGGGGGCCTGCTCGTCTTCGAGGAGCCACAGAAGCCACTGTCTCTGCGGGTCCATGAGGGCGCTCGCGACGAACGGGACAGCCCCGAGCAGGCTGCGTCGCGAGATGTCCGTGGAGCCCAGCTCCGCGAGCGTGTGCAGCGTTTCACCCACGTCTTCACGGTACGTCAACGCGCGGGCGACCACGGGCCTCTGGGCCTGCTGCGGAAATCCGAGGTCAGTGGGGGATACGGGACGGCCTAAGAAGCTGCCGATCGCCTCGGCGATGAACTGCGGGGACTCCCCCTTGGGCGTCATCCCCTGTACCCAGCGGGTGACCGACGCCTTGTCGTACCGAGTGATCTTGCCTTGGCGAGCGCCGAGTTCGTTCACTCGCCGCGCCAAAGCCGCGTTCGAGCATCCCGCTTCTTTGATGAGGGCCGCGAGGGCAATGTTGCCCTCTCCTGCCCCCGTCGCGCCGCCACCCATGCGTAGATGATGCCCTGTCGATCACCCTGTGTCCCAGTCTTTGAACGCTAAGGCAGGGAAGACCAACCCCCGTACAACCGAACAACCCCCGTGCCCCCTCCTCCCACCGCGGCCGGGCGATGAGACTGGGAGCGCTGCGGGCTGTCGGCCTTCCAGCACGGACGCTGTTGGAGCGCCACCGACGCCCTCGGCTCCGGAGGGAGAAACATGCAGCCTGTAGTCATCCTGGACTGCTTCACCGTCGAGCCCAGCGGACTCGGCGTGCCGCCGTACCTGTCGACCTACGTGCGCGCCGCTTGGTCCGCGCTGCGCCGGGCCCGCCCCGAGGCGGAGGTCCGGTACTTGACCATCGATGATGTGAGGTGGTGTCTGGCCGGCGGCAAGCCGGCCGTCGAGCCGCCCCAGAGCGATCCGCTCACGTACTCGGCAACCGCCAACCGGGACAACGCCATTCAGCTTCTGCGCGACGCGGAGGTCGTCGTCGTGGTGGCGGGCGACGCGGTCCCGTCGGTTCATCTCCACGCGGTGAACGGGTCGTTGCAGGAGATCGCCCGCGCACTCGCCTGTGCACGGGGACGCCGCTTCCTCCTGGGCCCGCTGTCCACGTACGCCGTGGCGGCACCTGCGGAGTACGCCGGGCTGTTCGACGCGGTCCACACCCACACCGTCACCTCGGGCGACCTGCTGCTGGGCAGTCGCCGCCCGGCGGACTACCAGCAGATGCGGCGCGACCGGGACTCGTTCACCGGCCTGGTCGAGCAGATGCTGTGGCGGCCGATCGCCGAGCTGGAGCTGTACCGCGGCTGCACGCGCCGCAAGTTCTGCGACTTCTGCAACGAACCGGCCAAGTCGCCGCTGGTCGCCTTCCGCGAGGTGGACGACGTCGTCGCCGAAGTGGAACAGCTCTACGCGGCCGGGGTCCGCAACTTCCGCCTCGGGCAGCAGACCTGCTTCTTCTCCTACCGCAACCGGGACGAGGAGGCGATCCGCGCCCTGCTGAGCGGCATCCGCCAGCGCTGTCCCGACCTGGAAGTGCTGCACATCGACAACGCCGATCCCCTCGCCGTCGCCTCCCCCGTGGGGCGGCGCATCGCCAAGCTGGTCGCGGACTACTGCACCGAGGGCAACTGCGCGCCCATGGGCATCGAGTCCTTCGATCCCGCCGTCATCGAACGGAACACCCTGACCTGCACGCCCGAGATCCTCATGCGGGCGGTCGAACATGTCAACGAGGCGGGGGCCGCTCGGGGTCCGGGCGGGCTGCCGATGCTTCTGCCGGGCCTGAACCTGATCTACGGCCTGCCCGGGGAGACCCACCGCACCCACGCGGCCAACCTTCAGGGTCTGGCCGCGATCCTCGACGCCGGCCTGCTGTGCCACCGCACCAACGTCCGCCTGGCGCGGGCTTTCCCGGGAACTCCGTTGGCCGCCCTCGGCGCGCTGGAGCCGCTGCCGTCCGCGGAGCACTTCGCCACGTGGAAGGCGGATATCGACCACACCTGGGACCAGCCCATGAAGGAACGGGTCTACCCCACGGGCCTGCGAGTGCCAGGGCTCCACTCCTACTTCATCGGACAGGGCGGCACCTGGTGGCGACGGCTCGGGTCGTACTCCATCCAGGTCGTCGAGCGCGGGGCGGCTGTTCCGCTCGGGACCACCGCCGACCTCGTGGTCACCGGACACGCTCCACGGATGATCTACGGAGAGCGCCTTGCACCCGCTGCCTGACGGATCGCTCGCGACCCTGGCGGCTCTGGACGCAGCAGCCCATCGGACCGTCCGGGCCGGGCTGCTGCTGCCCTGGGCGAATGTGGCAGTCGAGACCGAGCTGCCGCGTCTCGGGCTGCGCAACACCGTTTTCCACCACGCCCGGCTGGTCCCCGCCTCCAGGGCGACCGCCATCGACGAATCGTTCTGGCACGGGCTGCGGGCGGCATCGGCGGACGCACTCGATTCGCTGTCTCACGTCGAGCTGGACGCAGTGCTCCTCGCGTGCACGTCGGCCGGGTTCACCGGCGGGCCACCCCTGCCCGTCGGCATGACCACGGCGTTCGACGCGATGCTCGCTGCGCTGGCCGCCTCGGACGTGACGCGGGTGGTGCTCGCCACGCCCTATCCCACCGAGGTCACCGAGGCTGAGGCCGGGGCGCTCGCGGAGGCCGGCATCGACGTCCTGGCGCACGCGAGCCTTGGTCAGGACGACGGGTATCCGCAGGTCACCACCGACCAGGTGCTGGCGCTGGTGGACGGGCTTCCCCAGCACGCCCTCGACGCGGCGCACGCTGTGGTGCTGTCCTGTACCGGGTGGCACACCCTTCAGGCGGTGACCGAGCTGGAGCAGCGCCTGCGTACACCGGTCTTCTCCTCCAACCTCGCCATGGCCCTCTTCGCCGCCCGCCTCAGCTCAGGAGTCACGGCATGACCGCTGTCCGCCGCACGCCGGTGAAACCGCAGGACATCCAGCGGGTGCACCAGCTCGTCGCCCGCGTCGCCGCCCTGCCGGACGTCCAGGCCGAAGTCGAGGCCAACCACGACAACAACCGGTGGTGGCCCGCGACGATCACCGACCCGCGGGTGCGGATGCTCGCCGCCGGATGGTCCACCCGGGTCTCCTACCGCATGGTCGGCACCTACGCGAAGGTGATCCGGGCAGCGGACGCCCAGGGGTTCGACGCGCTGGTCGCCTCAACCGAGGGCGAACTCACCGAGCTGGTACGCCCACTGGGCCTGGCCCAGACCAGGATCGACTACCTGCGCTCACTCGCCGAGCTGCTGCAGGGCTGGAGCAAGGAGGGCGTCGACCCGCTCTCGCCATCGGCCGACGGCGACGAGCTGATCGGCGACTTCGCCCAGCGCGTGCGCGGGGCCTCGTACAAGGTGGCCCAGTGCGCGCTGCTCACCGCTCGCGGGTACCACTGCGGCATCATCCCCGTGGACTCCGGCATGGTCAGCAAGCTCGCCCCGGCGCTGGGCATCGACTTGCCGCCCGGACCGGCGGCCCACGAACGGATGCGTCACGTCCTGGAGGCCGCCGTCCACGCTCGGGCAGGCGACTTCCGCGCTCTGGCGGACGAGCACGGCCACCAGGTCACCATCCCGCAGGACGCGGAGCCGACCTGGTGGGTGCACCTCACCTTGATCTACTTCAAGCGGCTGTACCTCAACAGGCCCTCACCGCAGCTCTGCGGGCGCAGGCCGTTGTGCGCCAAGGCCGTCGGCTGCACTCACCGCGATCGATCCCACCAGCCCGGGGGTAAGAGGTGACGCGCCTCGACGTGATCGGCAACGTCAGCCGGGACGTGACCCGATACCCGGACCACCGCGGCAGTACCCGCCTCGGCGGCGCCGCCCTGTTCGTAGCACTCGCGGCGGCCAGGGCCGGCCGCCCGGCCGCACCGGTCTGCGTCCTCGGCGAGGACCTGGCCCACGTACCGCGGGCCCCCGCGCTCGACGGGATCGACTGGTCGGCCCGCGTTGATGCCGACGGCCCCTCCACCCGCTTCGACCTCCGGTACGACCTGCAAGGCGAACTCGTCGACGTCCGTACCGACTACGGCGTTGCCGAACGGCTGACCGAGCACGCTCTCGCGCACATGGACCGGCACCCGGGCAGCCAGTACCACGTCTGCTGCCGCCGACCCCTCGATACGGCAGCCGTACTCGACCGACTCGTTCACCACGGCGCCACCTTCAGCGTCGACTTCTTCCTCCCGAGCGCGCACGACATGATCCAGACCGCCACTCCCTGGCTCAACAGGGCGAACACGGTGTTCGTCAACGCGGCCGAGTACCGCCTCCTCCAAGCCATCACCGATACGGCGGCCCTGCCGGAAGTCGTCGTGACCGACGGCCCCCGCCCGGCCCGGGTATGGGCCTTCGGACAGCAGGCCGCCTCGGTGCTACCTCCGTCCCGGCCGCCACGCGAGGTGTCGGGGGCCGGCGACACCTTGGCCGGCACCTTCCTCGCCCACCGGTCCCGGGGCGCCACACTCGCCCAGGCCCTCACCGAAGCAGCCGAGGCGGCAGCCCACTTCGTGGCGGCACCCTCCCTTCCCATCCCGGCGCAACGCAGCGCCTGACCACCGACTTGGGGGCTCCTGCCGGTGTCCATCTACGTAGCTCACCGACTCTTCGCCGCTCACGACCGCGCCCTCGCCGCCGCACTCGCCGAGCGGCTCGCCGCGAAGGTCGGCACCGAGCGCGTCTTCCTGCCCTTCTGCGACACCGACGAGGAGGACCTGGTCGCCGAGGTCAAGGGCCGCCGTCTGTTCGAGCTGGACCGAGAACGCCTCGGCCGCCTCGACGCGATGATCGCCCTCCTACACGGGCCGAGCCTTGACGACGGCGTGTGTATGGAGATCGGCTACGCCGCCGCCAGCGGCATCCCGGTGCTCCTGCTCACCACCGACTTCCAGACCTACTCCCTCACCGAGGACGGCGCTCTCCTCGACTTCCCCGACCCCTTGATCCAAGCGGTGGCCAACCGCATCATCCGGGTGCCCCGCCTCGGGCCGCCGTCCTCCTCTCAGCAGCAGGGTGCGACGCACTACGCCGAGTTCCTCTCCCGGAACCTGTCCCAGGTCCGCGCCGCGCTCGACACGGCGGTCGAGGCCGCGCTGGAGCTGCCGGCACCCGGCCCCCGATCGACGCCCCACAGCGAGAACAGCCTCGTCTACGTCGAGGCATCGCCGTACACCGCATCAGGTCACGACCACCTCGCCCGTGCCTGCCGGGACGCCGGCCACCAGGTGGCGCTGCCCCGACGGTTCACTGCCACCGACCCGATCGCCGACGCCCTGCACGACCTGACCACGGCGTGCGGTGCCTCGCGGCTCCTGGCGGACGTCTCCGGCCCGGAGACCCCTCCCGGTACCGCCCTCCTGATCGGTGCCGCCCTCGCCTCCGGCGTACGGATCGGCGCGTTCCATCCACGCCCCACGTACACCCACGCCTCCGGCCGCGAGCCGAACTGGCGCAACCTCATGATCCAGTACGCCGTCCACGCTCACCTCGACGGCATGGAGGCGGTGCAGGCATGGCTGGCGACGTGAACCTCAACGAGATGGCCACTGCCCACGAGACCCTCGTGCTCGAAGGCCCGGACGGAGTGGGCAAGAGCACGCTCGCGCAGCGCTTATCAGCGCAGCACGGCTTCCGAGTGATCCACTCCCCCAGGACACCGGATCACCTCGACCTGGCCACCCGATACCGCGAGATCCTCGGCGGCGCCGGCCGCATCCTCTTCGACCGCTGCTTCGTCAGTGAACTGGTCTACG belongs to Streptantibioticus cattleyicolor NRRL 8057 = DSM 46488 and includes:
- a CDS encoding SDR family NAD(P)-dependent oxidoreductase produces the protein MAGSTEQRNQPDLRAGRFAGRRIVVTGGSRGLGEAVVRLLLAEGAHVATCARKAESLDGLRRSLGVADELFTRPLDVAVPELLEEFVDSAAGAFGGLDGVVACAGGARGGGITEATAEDWATTWALNAGHFARLTACATSHLRAAGGGSIVVVSSISGWKPGPQAQYGASKAAQLHMVSSLARELGPHGIRVNAVSPGSMLIPGKRWDRMRQEDPVAYERFTAEFPGRELVRPEEIADVIAFLLSDQARGVTGVNLPVDRGQNAPTPQGY
- a CDS encoding IS110 family RNA-guided transposase; the protein is MSRIWAGIDSGKGHHHGLALDADGKTLLSRRVANDEPELLKLIGDVLDLADGRQVTWAIDMTGGEPALLLALLVSHGQEILYIPGRLVNRASDGYRGEGKTDARDAYVIADQARMRRDLRPVRPGDEAAIELRLLTGRRGDLVEDRTRSVNRLRGTLLGMFPALERALDLTNTGPLKLLTGYQTPAAIRRAGVTRLTKWLANRKVRNARALAEAVVEAAERQHTAVPGEKTIARLVHTLAEEVMALNEQISEMDKLIEGRFREHELADIVQSVPGIGTVLGAEFLAAVGGSLDGFDSPDALAAFAGVAPAPRDSGKVSGNLHRPAVYHRRLQRVFYTSALVSVRYDPNSRAFYDRKRAEGKKHVQAVLALARRRVNVLWALIRDRRCYQVAPPVTTAA
- a CDS encoding radical SAM protein; protein product: MQPVVILDCFTVEPSGLGVPPYLSTYVRAAWSALRRARPEAEVRYLTIDDVRWCLAGGKPAVEPPQSDPLTYSATANRDNAIQLLRDAEVVVVVAGDAVPSVHLHAVNGSLQEIARALACARGRRFLLGPLSTYAVAAPAEYAGLFDAVHTHTVTSGDLLLGSRRPADYQQMRRDRDSFTGLVEQMLWRPIAELELYRGCTRRKFCDFCNEPAKSPLVAFREVDDVVAEVEQLYAAGVRNFRLGQQTCFFSYRNRDEEAIRALLSGIRQRCPDLEVLHIDNADPLAVASPVGRRIAKLVADYCTEGNCAPMGIESFDPAVIERNTLTCTPEILMRAVEHVNEAGAARGPGGLPMLLPGLNLIYGLPGETHRTHAANLQGLAAILDAGLLCHRTNVRLARAFPGTPLAALGALEPLPSAEHFATWKADIDHTWDQPMKERVYPTGLRVPGLHSYFIGQGGTWWRRLGSYSIQVVERGAAVPLGTTADLVVTGHAPRMIYGERLAPAA
- a CDS encoding aspartate racemase/maleate isomerase family protein: MAVETELPRLGLRNTVFHHARLVPASRATAIDESFWHGLRAASADALDSLSHVELDAVLLACTSAGFTGGPPLPVGMTTAFDAMLAALAASDVTRVVLATPYPTEVTEAEAGALAEAGIDVLAHASLGQDDGYPQVTTDQVLALVDGLPQHALDAAHAVVLSCTGWHTLQAVTELEQRLRTPVFSSNLAMALFAARLSSGVTA
- a CDS encoding HhH-GDP family DNA glycosylase; protein product: MTAVRRTPVKPQDIQRVHQLVARVAALPDVQAEVEANHDNNRWWPATITDPRVRMLAAGWSTRVSYRMVGTYAKVIRAADAQGFDALVASTEGELTELVRPLGLAQTRIDYLRSLAELLQGWSKEGVDPLSPSADGDELIGDFAQRVRGASYKVAQCALLTARGYHCGIIPVDSGMVSKLAPALGIDLPPGPAAHERMRHVLEAAVHARAGDFRALADEHGHQVTIPQDAEPTWWVHLTLIYFKRLYLNRPSPQLCGRRPLCAKAVGCTHRDRSHQPGGKR
- a CDS encoding carbohydrate kinase family protein, encoding MTRLDVIGNVSRDVTRYPDHRGSTRLGGAALFVALAAARAGRPAAPVCVLGEDLAHVPRAPALDGIDWSARVDADGPSTRFDLRYDLQGELVDVRTDYGVAERLTEHALAHMDRHPGSQYHVCCRRPLDTAAVLDRLVHHGATFSVDFFLPSAHDMIQTATPWLNRANTVFVNAAEYRLLQAITDTAALPEVVVTDGPRPARVWAFGQQAASVLPPSRPPREVSGAGDTLAGTFLAHRSRGATLAQALTEAAEAAAHFVAAPSLPIPAQRSA
- a CDS encoding nucleoside 2-deoxyribosyltransferase; this encodes MSIYVAHRLFAAHDRALAAALAERLAAKVGTERVFLPFCDTDEEDLVAEVKGRRLFELDRERLGRLDAMIALLHGPSLDDGVCMEIGYAAASGIPVLLLTTDFQTYSLTEDGALLDFPDPLIQAVANRIIRVPRLGPPSSSQQQGATHYAEFLSRNLSQVRAALDTAVEAALELPAPGPRSTPHSENSLVYVEASPYTASGHDHLARACRDAGHQVALPRRFTATDPIADALHDLTTACGASRLLADVSGPETPPGTALLIGAALASGVRIGAFHPRPTYTHASGREPNWRNLMIQYAVHAHLDGMEAVQAWLAT